The Nodosilinea sp. FACHB-141 sequence GCGATCGAGCAGGCCGAACCGTCAGCCCAAGATTTGGTGATGCCCAGCGAAGCGGCGCTTTGGCAGGGTTTAGGGCAAAAAGCTAAGTAGCTGTGCAACTGTACGGGTTGAACCTATCGAAGGCCTTTCCTTTTCGTTGCCGACGGCCTTTATAGTTTTGTGGTTAAATTTTGGCAGCTGCTCAACTGGGTGAGTCTGTATGGCTAGCCTCATTCCCATCTCAACTTTGTTTATTGGCTTGCACGGCCTCATTGCCCTAGCCTTGTCTTACCTAGTCGTGATGGAGCGGATCAGCACCCGGATTTGGCACGGAGCGTCTCAATCCGATGTGTCGAACCAGCCAGATTACCTAGAAAAACCGAGTAAATGGGCTGCTTTTGTCGAAGGCTACACGCAGAAATCTGTAGCTCCTAAGACTGGCGACGATGGCCTATTGCAGCGCAAAGTGCGCGCCTACGGCAATTTTGTTGAGCACGTTCCCCTCGCCCTGCTGTTCATCCTGGCGCTGGAATTGATGCAGGCTGAAGCCTGGCTAGTGTGGATGTTGGGCATTACCCTGTCCGTGGCTCGCATCGCTCACGCCTGGGGCCTCATCAAAACCTACGGGCCATCGCCGGGCCGGGCGATCGGGTTCTTTCTGACCTGGTTTGTCTACCTTGTCGGTGCCGGAGCCTGTATTTATATGGCACTGCTGGCGTTAAGCCAGGGGTAGCCTAAGTGGCGTCCTAAACTTCTAATGAAAGCTGCACATGGTCGGGCTCTCCGGTTGGCTCTAGGTTCGAGAGGGTGAGGCCGAGCAGGCGCACGGGTTGGTTGCGATAGTCCTCTGGGGTCAACCTTTGAGCATCGAGGTGGGCCAAGAGCATTTCTTCGGCCCAGAGCAAAATGGGCGATTCAGCGCCAATAGCGGCGACAAAGGTGCGGCTGCGGGTGATCTGTCGGTAATTGGCGTACTTGACCTTAAGGGTGAGGGTGTGACCTCGACAGCGCTGTTCTTGCAAGCGGCTGATCACCTCGGCGGCGACGCTCCCTAGTGCTGCGGTCATATCCGCCAGATCGGTGAGATTGGGCGAGAACGATCGCTCTGCCCCCAATGATTTGCGAATTCGGTTGGGGTTGACGGGGCGATCGTCCTGGCCCTGGGCGACGCGGTAATAGAAATGGCCTACCTTGCCAAAGTGCTGCACCAAGTCGGCCTCGGCCCGCTGGCGCAGGTCAGCCCCAGTGGCAATGCCCAAGGCACGCATTTTGCGGGCGGTTACATAGCCAATGCCGTGAAACTTTTCAATCGGCAGAGCGGCGACAAAGGCCTCGGCCTGCTCGGGCAAAATTAGGGTGAGGCCATCGGGTTTGTTTTGGCCGCTGGCCATTTTGGCGAGAAACTTGTTGACCGACACCCCCGCCGAGGCCGTGAGCTGGGTGGTGCTGTGAATGTCAGCCTTAATGGCGCGGGCCAGCACCACGGCCGAGGGCTCCCCTAGGGCGTTGGTGGTGACATCCAGGTAGGCTTCGTCGAGGGACAGCGGTTCGACCAGGTCAGTGTAGTGGTGAAAGATAGATCGAATTTGCTGGGAAACAGCTTTATAAACCTCAAAACGCGGTCGAGCAAAAATCAGGTCAGGGCAGCGCTGCTGGGCGATGCGAGCGGGCATAGCGGAGTGAATGCCATACTGACGAGCCTCGTAGCTGGCCGCCGCTACGGCCCCCCGCTGCTCAGGCCGACCGCCTACCACCAGGGGCTTGCCCCGGTACTGAGGAAAGTCTCGCTGTTCTACGGAGGCGTAGAAGGCATCCATATCGACATGGATAATCTTGCGCATTGAGACGGCGATCGCAACATCACTAGCGAGGCATGGCGGTTATACCACCTTAGGACAGGGGGCTTTCCTCCCTGCGGAATAGCGGGCTTGCCGCGATGATTTAAGTATAGAAATTAGAGAGTTAGGGCTATGGCCACTTGGCAATCATCGTCTCAACCACCGAATGCCCAGTCCATGTGGAGCCTGGGTGCGGCTCAGGCCCAAATGCAGGCGATCGCCGCGGCCCTGATGCCCGTGGGGCTTTCCCCTACAGGTCGAGTACAGCTACCCTCCATTGAGATTGAAGACACCACCAATGCCTTGGTGGTAACGGCCTTTTTGCCCGGGGTAGAGCCTCAGGCCGTACAGGTGCGGGCCACCAGCAAGTCGCTCACCTTTTCAGGCCAGCGGCAGTCGGGCTATCGCAGTTCGCTAATCCAGAGCCTGGGAATTAATTATTTTCAGCAGACGGTGCCGCTGCCCGAGCGAGTGCTCGATCGCCGGGTGCAGGTGGCCTACCGGGGTGGGGCGATCGTAGTAACGTTGCCCAAAGCCAAAGGCTGGGGGCAGCGGCTCATGCAGGGTTGGCAGCGGGCACGGGTGGAGTTGGGCCTAGCGCTCAAAGCCTGGGGGCAGCGTCTGTTAGAAGATCGGTAACAGAATCTAAAGCCTAGGTAAGAAAAAGAGTTGGGTGTCAACATCTGATCGACACTGGATCTACGATGAGACCTAGGATTGATTCCATTTATGACTGACTTCGACGATTTTTTGCGCCACAAGTACGCTTACGTAGCCATTGGGGAGTTCAAACCCGGCTGTTTTAGCGAAGCCCGCCAGCTCTACGAAAAGGCGGTATCGACCTACACCAAAGGTTTTCAGGGAGCCTACCTGCTCCAGGAGCCGGGCAGCGATCGCGGCATCGCCATCATTCTCTGGGACAGCATTGAGGATATGGACGACAACCAAAGCGAAGTCTATCAAAAGACCTTGGGCAAA is a genomic window containing:
- a CDS encoding Hsp20/alpha crystallin family protein, which codes for MATWQSSSQPPNAQSMWSLGAAQAQMQAIAAALMPVGLSPTGRVQLPSIEIEDTTNALVVTAFLPGVEPQAVQVRATSKSLTFSGQRQSGYRSSLIQSLGINYFQQTVPLPERVLDRRVQVAYRGGAIVVTLPKAKGWGQRLMQGWQRARVELGLALKAWGQRLLEDR
- a CDS encoding antibiotic biosynthesis monooxygenase, yielding MTDFDDFLRHKYAYVAIGEFKPGCFSEARQLYEKAVSTYTKGFQGAYLLQEPGSDRGIAIILWDSIEDMDDNQSEVYQKTLGKIAHLFETPPVTSFYEVCSEIGLPQILAAASAGAK
- the dinB gene encoding DNA polymerase IV yields the protein MRKIIHVDMDAFYASVEQRDFPQYRGKPLVVGGRPEQRGAVAAASYEARQYGIHSAMPARIAQQRCPDLIFARPRFEVYKAVSQQIRSIFHHYTDLVEPLSLDEAYLDVTTNALGEPSAVVLARAIKADIHSTTQLTASAGVSVNKFLAKMASGQNKPDGLTLILPEQAEAFVAALPIEKFHGIGYVTARKMRALGIATGADLRQRAEADLVQHFGKVGHFYYRVAQGQDDRPVNPNRIRKSLGAERSFSPNLTDLADMTAALGSVAAEVISRLQEQRCRGHTLTLKVKYANYRQITRSRTFVAAIGAESPILLWAEEMLLAHLDAQRLTPEDYRNQPVRLLGLTLSNLEPTGEPDHVQLSLEV
- a CDS encoding MAPEG family protein; this encodes MASLIPISTLFIGLHGLIALALSYLVVMERISTRIWHGASQSDVSNQPDYLEKPSKWAAFVEGYTQKSVAPKTGDDGLLQRKVRAYGNFVEHVPLALLFILALELMQAEAWLVWMLGITLSVARIAHAWGLIKTYGPSPGRAIGFFLTWFVYLVGAGACIYMALLALSQG